In the genome of Thunnus maccoyii chromosome 15, fThuMac1.1, whole genome shotgun sequence, one region contains:
- the paqr7a gene encoding progestin and adipoQ receptor family member VII, a translates to MTTIVMERIGRVFISLQQIRQVPQMLTKAAPSMPGTVRDTDVPYYFRERYVCTGYRPLHQNWRYYLLSLFQRHNETINIWTHLLAFLVFLVKLRQLSETVDFIGDAHSWPLLILIMSSLTYSAFSVAAHLLGGKSELYHYTFFYLDYVGVAQYQYGSAVVHFYYAVDESLHRHVHGIFMPTATILSGLSCLGCCYGKYRNHSLPTWVRKVGQVVPSALAYIWDSSPVAHRLLSWSTASNDPAIIYHFGQVAFFLSCAFFFSFPLLERCFPGRCDFVGQSHQMFHIFLSCCTLCQINASHLDYVGRRKLYSRLHRSGEAAVFVGLYGVTLVVCALIVAFMLRKAKHVLGLKPKSK, encoded by the coding sequence ATGACGACGATTGTAATGGAGAGAATCGGGCGAGTGTTCATCAGCCTGCAGCAGATCAGGCAGGTTCCCCAGATGCTGACTAAGGCGGCGCCCTCCATGCCCGGCACCGTGAGAGACACTGACGTTCCCTACTACTTCAGGGAGCGCTATGTCTGCACCGGCTACCGACCGCTCCACCAAAACTGGCGCTACTACCTCCTGTCCTTGTTCCAGCGCCACAATGAGACCATCAACATCTGGACGCACCTGCTggcatttttagtttttctggTTAAATTGCGCCAACTTTCTGAGACGGTGGACTTTATTGGCGATGCTCATTCGTGGCCACTGTTGATCCTCATCATGTCCTCCTTGACCTACTCGGCATTCAGTGTAGCAGCTCACCTACTGGGTGGCAAGTCTGAGCTGTATCACTATACCTTCTTCTATCTGGACTATGTTGGGGTGGCGCAGTATCAGTACGGCAGTGCTGTCGTTCACTTTTATTATGCTGTGGATGAGAGCTTGCACAGACACGTGCATGGGATCTTCATGCCTACTGCCACAATCCTCAGCGGTCTGTCATGCCTGGGATGCTGCTACGGCAAATACCGTAACCACAGCCTACCGACGTGGGTGCGCAAGGTGGGCCAGGTGGTGCCCTCAGCCCTCGCCTATATCTGGGACAGCAGCCCTGTGGCTCACAGACTCTTATCCTGGTCTACAGCCAGCAATGACCCAGCAATTATCTACCACTTTGGCCAGGTAGCCTTCTTTCTCAGCTgtgccttcttcttctccttccccCTGCTAGAGCGCTGCTTCCCTGGACGGTGCGATTTTGTGGGACAGAGTCATCAGATGTTCCATATTTTTCTATCCTGCTGCACCCTGTGTCAGATCAATGCCTCGCACCTCGACTACGTGGGCCGTAGAAAGCTGTACTCACGTCTGCATAGGAGCGGTGAGGCCGCTGTCTTTGTGGGACTGTATGGGGTCACTCTGGTTGTATGTGCACTAATTGTTGCCTTCATGCTGAGGAAAGCTAAACACGTGCTAGGTCTCAAACCCAAGTCCAAATGA